One segment of Pseudomonas asgharzadehiana DNA contains the following:
- the rnt gene encoding ribonuclease T — translation MSEDHYDDDQEHGGGSRHPMAERFRGYLPVVIDVETGGFNCATDALLEIAATTIGMDEQGFVYPEHTHFFRVEPFEGANIEAAALEFTGIKLDHPLRMAVSEETALADIFRGVRKALKANGCKRAILVGHNSSFDLGFLNAAVARLDMKRNPFHPFSSFDTATLAGLAYGQTVLAKACQAAGIDFDGREAHSARYDTEKTAELFCGIVNRWKQMGGWEDFND, via the coding sequence GTGAGTGAAGACCATTACGACGACGACCAGGAACACGGCGGCGGCTCGCGCCACCCGATGGCCGAACGTTTTCGCGGCTACCTGCCGGTCGTTATTGACGTAGAAACCGGTGGGTTCAATTGCGCCACCGACGCCCTGCTGGAAATTGCCGCCACCACTATCGGCATGGATGAACAGGGCTTTGTGTACCCAGAACACACCCACTTCTTCCGCGTCGAGCCGTTCGAAGGCGCGAACATCGAAGCCGCAGCCCTGGAATTCACCGGCATCAAGCTCGATCACCCACTGCGCATGGCGGTAAGTGAAGAAACGGCCCTGGCCGATATCTTCCGTGGCGTGCGCAAGGCGCTGAAGGCCAACGGCTGCAAGCGCGCGATCCTGGTCGGGCATAACAGCAGCTTCGACCTGGGTTTCCTGAATGCCGCCGTGGCGCGCCTGGACATGAAGCGTAACCCGTTCCACCCATTCTCCAGCTTCGACACCGCGACCCTCGCCGGTCTGGCGTACGGCCAGACTGTACTGGCCAAAGCCTGCCAGGCAGCCGGTATCGACTTCGACGGGCGCGAGGCCCATTCGGCCCGCTACGACACCGAGAAGACTGCGGAGCTGTTCTGCGGCATCGTCAACCGCTGGAAACAGATGGGCGGCTGGGAAGACTTCAACGACTGA